A single genomic interval of Burkholderia cepacia ATCC 25416 harbors:
- a CDS encoding thiazole synthase, protein MTSLTSADALTLYGETFASRVLIGTSRYPSLQSLSDSIAASRPGMVTVALRRQMTGGTAEAGFFDLLKRHAVPLLPNTAGCQTVAEAVTTAHMAREVFGTDWIKLELIGDDYTLQPDPVGLIEAAAQLVKDGFKVLPYCTEDLVIGRRLLDAGCEALMPWGAPIGTGKGVVNPYGLRVLRERLPDVPLIVDAGLGVPSHACQVMEWGFDGVLLNTAVSQATHPEIMARAFAQGVEAGRAAYLAGPMDARETAHASTPVVGMPFWHQDGGGA, encoded by the coding sequence ATGACGTCCCTCACCTCCGCCGACGCGCTGACGCTGTACGGCGAAACCTTCGCAAGCCGCGTGCTGATCGGCACGTCGCGCTATCCGTCGCTGCAGTCGCTGTCCGATTCGATCGCCGCGTCGCGCCCCGGGATGGTGACGGTCGCGCTGCGCCGCCAGATGACGGGCGGCACGGCCGAAGCCGGCTTCTTCGACCTGCTCAAGCGTCACGCGGTGCCGCTCTTGCCGAACACGGCCGGCTGCCAGACCGTCGCCGAAGCCGTGACGACCGCGCACATGGCGCGCGAGGTCTTCGGCACCGACTGGATCAAGCTCGAGCTGATCGGCGACGACTACACGCTGCAGCCCGATCCGGTCGGCCTGATCGAGGCGGCCGCGCAACTGGTCAAGGACGGTTTCAAGGTGCTGCCGTACTGCACCGAGGATCTCGTGATCGGCCGGCGCCTGCTCGACGCCGGCTGCGAGGCGCTGATGCCGTGGGGCGCGCCGATCGGCACCGGCAAGGGCGTCGTGAACCCGTACGGGCTGCGCGTGCTGCGCGAACGCCTGCCGGACGTGCCGCTGATCGTCGACGCCGGGCTCGGCGTGCCGTCTCACGCGTGCCAGGTGATGGAATGGGGCTTCGACGGCGTGTTGCTGAACACGGCCGTGTCGCAGGCCACGCACCCGGAGATCATGGCGCGTGCGTTCGCGCAGGGCGTCGAGGCCGGCCGTGCCGCGTATCTCGCCGGCCCGATGGATGCGCGCGAGACCGCGCACGCCAGCACGCCGGTCGTCGGGATGCCGTTCTGGCACCAGGACGGGGGCGGCGCATGA
- a CDS encoding ABC transporter ATP-binding protein/permease → MTQSIDPVRSASDAPQDERPVSAWSLIKPYWVSSEWKIAWGLLVAIIAINLCVVWINVRLNKWNAEFYNALQSKDVHDFPNLLMQFSALAFAFIILAVYGRYLRQMLGFRWRQWLTDRFLGQWLGDRAFYRIERDRLADNPDQRITDDLQSFSTTTLALSLDLLSTVVTLVSFITILWSLAGALTFSLGATPITIPGYMVWAAALYAVVGSLIIQKVGHPLVSINYQQQRVEADFRFGLIRVRENAEQIAFYDGEKTETGNAQNLFMRIRDNWWRVMKYTKRLTFVLSFYGQIAIIFPLVVAAPRYFAGAFSFGVLMQISSAFGTVSDSFSWFINSYSTLVEWRATVNRLREFKRVMGTSHLKESLSPATEHGGINLHYVDGAKLSTSSLKLALPNGNALANIGSVTIEPGSRWLVIGKSGSGKSTFMRALAGLWPFGDGAIDAPVGARMMFVPQTSYLPIGKLKAALTYPATADAFSDEACRDALRACRLEDYAERLDETAHWTRVLSPGEQQRLAGARVLLHKPDFLFLDEATSALDADNEARLYHLFAERLPKAAIVSIAHRESLAAFHAGTINVERVNDSDKVAA, encoded by the coding sequence ATGACCCAATCGATCGATCCCGTCCGCTCCGCCTCCGACGCGCCGCAGGACGAGCGCCCGGTATCCGCATGGAGCCTCATCAAGCCCTACTGGGTATCGTCCGAATGGAAAATCGCATGGGGCCTGCTGGTCGCGATCATCGCGATCAACCTCTGCGTGGTCTGGATCAACGTCCGGCTCAACAAGTGGAACGCGGAGTTCTACAACGCGCTGCAGTCGAAGGACGTCCACGACTTCCCGAACCTGCTGATGCAGTTCTCCGCGCTCGCGTTTGCCTTCATCATCCTCGCCGTGTACGGCCGCTACCTGCGGCAGATGCTCGGCTTCCGCTGGCGCCAGTGGCTCACCGACCGTTTTCTCGGCCAGTGGCTCGGCGATCGCGCGTTCTACCGGATCGAACGTGACCGTCTCGCCGACAACCCCGACCAGCGGATCACCGACGACCTTCAGTCGTTCTCGACGACCACGCTCGCGCTGTCGCTCGACCTGCTGTCGACGGTCGTCACGCTCGTGTCGTTCATCACGATCCTGTGGTCGCTCGCCGGCGCGCTGACGTTCTCGCTCGGCGCGACGCCGATCACGATCCCCGGCTACATGGTGTGGGCGGCGGCGCTGTACGCGGTGGTCGGCTCGCTGATCATCCAGAAGGTCGGCCACCCGCTCGTGTCGATCAACTACCAGCAGCAGCGCGTCGAGGCCGACTTCCGCTTCGGGCTGATCCGCGTGCGCGAGAACGCCGAGCAGATCGCGTTCTACGACGGCGAGAAGACCGAGACCGGCAACGCGCAAAACCTCTTCATGCGCATCCGCGACAACTGGTGGCGCGTGATGAAGTACACGAAGCGGCTCACGTTCGTGCTGAGCTTCTACGGGCAGATCGCGATCATCTTCCCGCTCGTCGTCGCCGCGCCGCGCTATTTCGCGGGCGCGTTCTCGTTCGGCGTGCTGATGCAGATCTCGTCCGCGTTCGGCACCGTCAGCGATTCGTTCTCGTGGTTCATCAACAGTTACTCGACCCTCGTCGAATGGCGCGCCACCGTCAACCGTCTGCGCGAATTCAAGCGCGTGATGGGCACGTCGCACCTGAAGGAAAGCCTGTCGCCCGCGACCGAGCACGGCGGCATCAACCTGCATTACGTCGACGGCGCGAAGCTGTCGACGTCGTCGCTCAAGCTCGCGCTGCCGAACGGCAACGCGCTCGCGAACATCGGCAGCGTCACGATCGAGCCCGGCTCGCGCTGGCTCGTGATCGGCAAGTCGGGTTCCGGCAAGAGCACGTTCATGCGCGCGCTCGCGGGGCTCTGGCCGTTCGGCGACGGCGCGATCGATGCGCCGGTCGGCGCGCGGATGATGTTCGTGCCGCAAACGAGCTATCTGCCGATCGGCAAGCTGAAGGCCGCGCTCACCTATCCGGCGACCGCCGACGCGTTCAGCGACGAAGCCTGCCGCGACGCGCTGCGCGCATGCCGCCTCGAGGATTATGCCGAGCGCCTCGACGAGACCGCGCACTGGACCCGCGTGCTGTCGCCGGGCGAACAGCAGCGCCTTGCCGGTGCGCGCGTGCTGCTGCACAAGCCCGACTTCCTGTTCCTCGACGAAGCGACGAGCGCGCTCGACGCCGACAACGAGGCGCGCCTGTACCACCTGTTCGCCGAACGGCTGCCGAAGGCCGCGATCGTCAGCATCGCGCACCGCGAGTCGCTGGCCGCGTTCCACGCCGGCACGATCAACGTCGAGCGCGTGAACGACAGCGACAAGGTCGCGGCGTGA
- the thiE gene encoding thiamine phosphate synthase has product MSVRFADAFWPPADELAEAAERIRARLGDWPDAAAPWRLCVAVPDAPADGDVLIVSAGDRAAQARASAASRPAAPGAVAIEFDEQGAVLHTAGARYALDAAHPLADDWIAALAAFLDCGFAPVDALVLALAWRDGDETRAADAWPVDAARFPRVAGLPAAPEPAFAPCPAQLGLYPVVPDAEWVERVLDCGVRTVQLRVKGATPDTLRREIARAVAAGRRHPDARVFINDHWQIAVEEGAYGVHLGQEDLETADLAAIARAGLRLGLSSHGYYEMLRALHERPSYLALGPVYATATKAVAAPPQGLARIARYARFAGARVPLVAIGGVGLDALPAVLATGVGSVAVVSAVTGAADYRAAVVALQQCFPGQFDNH; this is encoded by the coding sequence ATGAGCGTGCGTTTCGCCGATGCATTCTGGCCGCCGGCCGACGAACTGGCCGAAGCGGCCGAACGGATTCGCGCCCGGCTGGGCGACTGGCCGGACGCCGCCGCGCCGTGGCGGCTTTGCGTCGCGGTGCCCGACGCGCCGGCCGACGGCGACGTGCTGATCGTTTCGGCCGGCGACCGCGCCGCGCAGGCACGCGCGTCGGCCGCGTCGCGGCCCGCGGCGCCGGGCGCGGTCGCGATCGAATTCGACGAGCAGGGCGCGGTACTGCACACGGCGGGCGCGCGCTACGCGCTCGACGCCGCGCATCCGCTCGCGGACGACTGGATTGCCGCGCTCGCCGCGTTCCTCGACTGCGGCTTTGCGCCGGTCGACGCGCTGGTGCTGGCGCTGGCCTGGCGCGACGGCGACGAAACGCGCGCCGCCGATGCGTGGCCGGTCGACGCCGCGCGGTTCCCGCGTGTCGCCGGGCTGCCGGCCGCGCCGGAACCCGCGTTCGCGCCGTGCCCTGCGCAGCTCGGCCTCTATCCGGTCGTGCCGGACGCCGAATGGGTCGAGCGCGTGCTCGATTGCGGTGTGCGGACCGTGCAACTGCGCGTGAAAGGCGCGACGCCGGACACGTTGCGGCGGGAAATCGCACGCGCGGTCGCGGCCGGGCGCCGCCATCCCGATGCGCGCGTGTTCATCAACGATCACTGGCAGATCGCCGTGGAAGAGGGGGCGTACGGCGTTCATCTGGGCCAGGAAGACCTCGAAACGGCCGATCTGGCCGCGATTGCGCGCGCGGGCCTGCGGCTCGGACTTTCGAGCCACGGTTATTACGAAATGTTGCGGGCATTGCACGAGCGCCCGAGCTACCTCGCGCTCGGCCCCGTGTATGCGACCGCGACCAAGGCCGTCGCCGCGCCGCCGCAGGGCCTGGCGCGGATTGCCCGCTATGCGCGCTTCGCGGGGGCGCGGGTGCCGCTCGTCGCGATCGGCGGGGTGGGGCTCGACGCGCTGCCGGCCGTGCTGGCGACGGGTGTCGGCAGTGTCGCGGTGGTCAGTGCGGTGACGGGCGCGGCCGACTATCGGGCTGCCGTTGTTGCGTTGCAGCAATGTTTTCCCGGACAATTTGACAATCATTGA
- the mlaE gene encoding lipid asymmetry maintenance ABC transporter permease subunit MlaE: protein MISAIGRYVIGGLERAGYGTRLFVRLVLEFFPLLRRPRLVTKQIHFLGNYSFVIIAVSGLFVGFVLGLQGYYTLNRYGSEQALGLLVALSLVRELGPVVTALLFAGRAGTSLTAEIGLMKAGEQLTALEMMAVDPIKNVIAPRLWAGIIAMPLLAAIFNAVGVLGGYFVGVVLIGVDPGAFWSQMQGGVQVWADVGNGVIKSIVFGFAVTFIALFQGYEAKPTPEGVSRATTKTVVFASLAVLGLDFLLTALMFS from the coding sequence ATGATCAGCGCGATCGGACGTTACGTCATCGGCGGCCTCGAGCGCGCGGGCTACGGCACGCGGCTGTTCGTGCGCCTCGTGCTGGAATTCTTCCCGCTGCTGCGCCGGCCTCGGCTGGTCACGAAGCAGATCCATTTCCTCGGCAACTATTCGTTCGTGATCATCGCCGTGTCGGGGCTGTTCGTCGGCTTCGTGCTCGGCCTGCAGGGGTACTACACGCTGAACCGCTACGGTTCCGAGCAGGCGCTCGGCCTGCTGGTCGCGCTGTCGCTCGTGCGCGAGCTCGGGCCGGTCGTCACCGCGCTGCTGTTCGCGGGCCGCGCGGGCACGTCGCTCACGGCCGAGATCGGTCTGATGAAAGCCGGCGAGCAGCTCACCGCGCTCGAGATGATGGCGGTGGACCCGATCAAGAACGTGATCGCGCCGCGCCTGTGGGCGGGCATCATCGCGATGCCGCTCCTGGCCGCGATCTTCAACGCGGTCGGCGTGCTCGGCGGTTACTTCGTCGGTGTCGTGCTGATCGGCGTCGATCCGGGTGCGTTCTGGTCGCAGATGCAGGGCGGGGTCCAGGTCTGGGCCGACGTCGGCAACGGCGTGATCAAGAGCATCGTGTTCGGGTTCGCCGTGACCTTCATTGCACTGTTTCAAGGGTATGAAGCGAAGCCCACGCCCGAGGGCGTGTCGCGCGCGACGACCAAGACGGTCGTGTTCGCGTCGCTCGCCGTACTCGGCCTCGATTTCCTGCTGACCGCGCTGATGTTCAGCTAA
- the thiS gene encoding sulfur carrier protein ThiS, with amino-acid sequence MDIQINQQNLTLPDGATVADALAAYGARPPYAVALNGNFVARTQHAARALAAGDKLDVVHPVAGG; translated from the coding sequence ATGGACATCCAGATCAACCAACAGAACCTGACGTTGCCCGACGGCGCAACGGTGGCCGACGCGCTCGCCGCGTACGGTGCGCGTCCGCCGTACGCGGTCGCGCTGAACGGCAACTTCGTCGCGCGCACGCAGCATGCGGCGCGCGCACTCGCGGCGGGCGACAAGCTCGACGTCGTGCACCCGGTCGCGGGCGGCTGA
- a CDS encoding ABC transporter ATP-binding protein — protein sequence MSPTPTETLLELRDVDFGYGDRLVLSNLNLRFGRGQVVAVMGGSGCGKTTVLRLIGGLVRARRGQVLFDGADVGAQTRDGLYALRRKMGMLFQFGALFTDMSVFENVAFALREHTDLPEDLIRDLVLMKLNAVGLRGARDLMPSEVSGGMARRIALARAIALDPQLIMYDEPFAGLDPISLGITANLIRTLNEALGATSILVTHDVPESFAIADYVYFLANGGVLAQGTPDELRASTDPSVRQFIDGAPDGPFKFHYTSPPLAADFGLGGGRA from the coding sequence GTGAGCCCCACTCCTACCGAGACCCTGCTGGAACTTCGCGACGTCGACTTTGGCTACGGCGACCGCCTCGTCCTGTCCAACCTGAACCTGCGCTTCGGGCGTGGGCAGGTCGTCGCGGTCATGGGCGGGTCGGGTTGCGGCAAGACGACCGTGCTGCGCCTGATCGGCGGCCTCGTGCGCGCGCGCCGAGGCCAGGTGCTGTTCGACGGCGCCGATGTCGGCGCGCAAACGCGCGACGGCCTGTATGCGCTGCGCCGCAAGATGGGCATGCTGTTCCAGTTCGGCGCGTTGTTCACCGACATGTCGGTGTTCGAGAACGTCGCGTTCGCGCTGCGCGAGCATACCGACCTGCCCGAGGACCTGATCCGCGACCTCGTGCTGATGAAGCTCAACGCGGTCGGGCTGCGCGGCGCGCGCGACCTGATGCCGTCCGAGGTGTCGGGCGGGATGGCGCGCCGCATCGCGCTGGCACGCGCGATCGCGCTCGATCCGCAGCTCATCATGTACGACGAGCCGTTCGCCGGCCTCGATCCGATCTCGCTCGGCATCACCGCGAACCTGATCCGCACGCTGAACGAGGCGCTGGGCGCCACGTCGATCCTCGTCACGCACGACGTGCCGGAATCGTTCGCGATCGCCGACTACGTGTATTTCCTGGCCAACGGCGGCGTGCTCGCGCAGGGGACGCCCGACGAGCTGCGCGCGTCGACCGATCCGAGCGTGCGGCAGTTCATCGACGGCGCGCCGGACGGCCCGTTCAAATTTCATTACACGAGCCCGCCGCTGGCGGCGGATTTCGGGCTCGGCGGAGGGCGCGCATGA
- a CDS encoding FAD-dependent oxidoreductase produces the protein MNVRDTRPDFAVLGGGLVGRLIAWRLAGDGHRVALYERGGPDGEQSAAWIAAAMLAPLAEAASAELLITELGAASLARWPQWLAELPEPVFFQHHGTLVVWHHADRAEAPLFERRVRANAPAGLFDSGFVTLAGAQVDAAEPVLAGRFARGLLLPNEGQLDNRQALRALAAGLAERGVDLHWHVTIDDANLPAAHFTIDCRGLGAKPALPALRGIRGEVARVRAPGIGLTRPVRLLHPRYPLYIAPKQDDLYVIGATEVEGEDMSPVSVRSALELLSAAFSVHPAFGEARILELNAQCRPTLPDHRPAVIWDGASTLAVNGLYRHGFMIAPEVAHAAVALAEAALGGAFGDPDAFAAWRGAERWPTLLHHRNDARQPA, from the coding sequence ATGAACGTCCGGGACACCCGCCCCGATTTCGCGGTGCTCGGCGGCGGCCTCGTCGGCCGTCTGATCGCATGGCGGCTCGCAGGCGACGGCCATCGCGTCGCGCTTTACGAGCGCGGCGGCCCGGACGGCGAGCAGTCGGCCGCGTGGATCGCGGCCGCCATGCTCGCACCGCTCGCGGAAGCGGCGAGCGCGGAGCTGCTGATCACCGAGCTCGGCGCCGCGTCGCTCGCGCGCTGGCCGCAGTGGCTCGCGGAGCTGCCCGAACCCGTTTTCTTCCAGCATCACGGCACGCTCGTCGTCTGGCATCACGCGGACCGCGCGGAGGCGCCGCTGTTCGAGCGGCGCGTGCGCGCGAACGCGCCGGCCGGCCTGTTCGACAGCGGTTTCGTGACCCTCGCCGGCGCGCAGGTCGACGCGGCCGAGCCGGTGCTCGCGGGCCGTTTCGCGCGCGGCCTGCTGCTGCCGAACGAAGGCCAGCTCGACAATCGCCAGGCGCTGCGCGCGCTCGCGGCCGGCCTCGCCGAGCGCGGCGTCGACCTGCACTGGCACGTCACGATCGACGATGCGAACCTGCCCGCCGCGCATTTCACGATCGATTGCCGCGGGCTCGGCGCGAAACCCGCGCTGCCCGCGTTGCGCGGCATCCGCGGCGAAGTCGCGCGCGTGCGCGCCCCCGGCATCGGGCTCACCCGGCCCGTGCGGCTGCTGCATCCGCGCTACCCGCTCTACATCGCACCGAAGCAGGACGATCTCTACGTGATCGGCGCGACCGAGGTGGAGGGCGAGGACATGTCGCCCGTCAGCGTGCGCTCCGCGCTCGAACTGCTGAGCGCGGCGTTCTCCGTGCATCCGGCGTTCGGCGAGGCGCGCATCCTGGAACTCAATGCGCAGTGCCGGCCGACGCTGCCCGATCATCGCCCGGCGGTGATCTGGGATGGTGCGTCGACGCTCGCCGTCAACGGCCTGTACCGGCACGGCTTCATGATCGCGCCGGAAGTCGCGCACGCGGCCGTCGCGCTTGCCGAAGCCGCGCTCGGCGGCGCGTTCGGCGATCCCGACGCGTTCGCCGCGTGGCGCGGCGCCGAGCGCTGGCCGACGCTCCTTCATCACCGCAACGACGCGCGCCAGCCGGCCTGA
- the mlaD gene encoding outer membrane lipid asymmetry maintenance protein MlaD, producing the protein MTMKKTALDFWVGLFVVVGFLAVLFLALKVGNMSSFSFQPTYSVKMKFDNIGGLKPRAAVKSAGVVVGRVKTIGFDTNTYQALVTIDVDGQYQFPKDSSAKILTSGLLGEQYIGLDPGGDTEMLKSGDTITMTQSAIVLENLIGQFLYSKAADAGGAKPAAGAPAAPAPVAVPASAVSGSAAQ; encoded by the coding sequence ATGACGATGAAAAAGACTGCTCTCGACTTCTGGGTCGGCCTGTTCGTGGTGGTGGGCTTCCTTGCGGTGCTGTTCCTGGCGCTGAAGGTCGGCAACATGAGCTCGTTTTCGTTTCAGCCGACCTACTCGGTGAAGATGAAATTCGACAATATCGGCGGGCTGAAGCCGCGCGCGGCCGTGAAGAGCGCGGGCGTCGTGGTCGGCCGCGTGAAGACGATCGGTTTCGACACGAACACGTACCAGGCGCTTGTCACGATCGATGTCGACGGCCAGTATCAGTTCCCGAAGGATTCGTCGGCGAAGATCCTGACGTCGGGCCTGCTCGGCGAGCAATATATCGGCCTTGATCCGGGCGGCGACACCGAAATGCTGAAGTCGGGCGATACGATCACGATGACGCAATCGGCGATCGTGCTCGAGAATCTGATCGGCCAGTTCCTTTACAGCAAGGCCGCCGATGCGGGCGGTGCGAAGCCGGCAGCCGGCGCGCCGGCCGCGCCTGCACCGGTGGCGGTGCCGGCGTCGGCGGTGTCCGGTTCCGCGGCCCAATAA